Genomic DNA from Chitinispirillales bacterium ANBcel5:
TTGAGTAAATTTGAAATAAAAACTAACTCCTTACACTATTTTTTTAGTAAATTATAGATAGTCCTCTCTTTATTAGTGACTAAGTCCTCAATTATATCAAATAAACCGTCAGGAGATTTTGTATGAATAAACAATTGGTTTTGCTAAGTATTGTAGTGTTGGTTTTCTCTCTTCTCTTTAGTTGTAATAAAAAGATAACAGTAGAAGAGGCTAGGGAAAGAATCGAAGGACTTGTGGCCAGAGGTGTCCCTGAGAGCGAAATGTCAAAAATAAGAATGTATCTGTTTAATATGGAATCTGCAAAAAGCACTGGTAATCAGGGACCTTATAGAAGATACAGGAGTTCCCTTGATCTGGCACTGAACGAATTTGAAGAAAGAATGGTTGTTTTACTCGATGAATCTGGGCCGATCATTGACTCCTTAAAAGAAGTTGTTGAAGAAAAAAAGGGGAATTTGAAAGGCCTTCACCTTGAGGCTGCTGATTCACTTTTAGCAGCATTTGACTCTTTGGTAAAAACAAATCAATTGCTTCTGGCAAGAACCAGGCTAGAGCAGTATAATCTGAAAATGGATACTCTAATCACCATGCAAAATGTGGCCGACTCTTTAAGGAATCAGTTTGTTGGTGCTTGGGTAATGGAAAAAGAGTCTCCAGATCGTAGGTTTAATGTTGTAGAAAGAACTGAAATTCATATGCGCAGAGATGGAACTCTATATATAATGGAGAGCAAACGGGGGAGAACCAGCGAGAGTACAAGAGAAGATTGGGAATTTCGTTCTACGGGAACATGGGACTTAAAAGGTGATATCGCTTATCATTATATAGAAAATGAAAAACGGATTAGACAAAATTTCCACACTCTCGATCCCCAAACCGGAAGATGGAGAAAAGAATCAAAACCAGCATATGATTCAACTTTTACAGATGGATCAAGGGATCGATATGCTGCTTATAGTGCTCTTAAGGAAGATTACAGGAAATTTCCTATACGAAACTAACTTCGTTGTAACAAAATAAATGCCTGCATAAAAAAAAGGGCCGGATCTATTCCAGATCTGGCCTTTTCTGTATCAGTTCATTTCATCTCCGGGGAAAACTGGAAAGGAATAGCTTACCCTCTAATCGTATTTGACCCTTCATCGTAACAAAATTAAAACCATTATGTTAGAAGATTACCAAGAAAAGGACACCTTTGAATTCACCTCCGGGGAGTCCCCCAAACACTACACACCAATACTACACATGTATCCTTAAATATTGATTTTATTCCCCTAAAGTGGTAAAATCTTTTATCACTACCGGGGTTCAAAAAAAAATCCAGGAGAAGTAAATGGACAATGAATCTAAGGTCTCAAAGCTCATTGAGGAAAATGGTGAGCTTAAAAACGCCCTTTCCAAGCTCCAGGAAACACAGGAGCAGCTCATTCAGGCAGAAAAACTGGCATCCATAGGACGGTTGTCGGCCGGAATCGCCCATGAGATAAATAATCCCATCGGTTTTGTTTCCAGTAACAGTACCACTCTTACCGGATATGTTAATAGAATAAAAGAAATACTTAATATGTACAGGGCTGGTATTAAAAAGGAAATAATAGAAAAACGGGAAAAAAGAATAAAACTCGATTTTATCCTGGAGGATATAGATAAGCTGATAATTGAAAATATTGAGGGCTTAGCGCGGATAACTAATATCGTCAGCAACCTCAAGAAGTTCTCAAGAGATGACAGCCTAAACGAGTTTATCGATTCAAATATTAATGATGGACTAAGGAGTGTGTTGGTAATTCTTAAAAATGAGATTAAATACTGCGCTGATGTAGCGACTGACTTAGGTGATATTGCACCTATCCCCTGTAACATGAGTGAGCTTAACCAGGTGTTTCTTAATATAATAGTTAATGCTGCCCAGGCTATAAAGGAGCAGAAAAGAGATGATAAAGGGACAATAAGTGTAAAAACGTATCAGGATTGCGAAAATGTGTACTGTGAAATTGGAGATGATGGTCCCGGGGTACCGGATAAAGTTAAAAGGAAAATATTCGATCCGTTTTTTACTACAAAAGAAGTTGGCATCGGCACGGGACTGGGCTTAAGTATTTCCTATGAAATAGTGGTTAACAAACATAAGGGAGATTTAACAATAGATACCAATAACGGTAAAGGTACATTATTTATTATTACTCTTCCAAGGCACAGGGGAGAGAGTGATGTCTGAATCGATACTGTTTGTTGATGATGATGAGATGGTATTAAACGCAATTGAGAGGACTTTTCTCTTCTCCGATTATAGTGTTTACACTGCCAGGGATACCGATGAGGCTTTTAAAATTCTTGAAAGTACTGACATAGATATGGTCGTCTCTGATATTAGAATGGCACCTGTTAATGGTTATAGATTTTTAAAGCTTGTTAAAGAGAGATACCCCAAAATAATCCGCATTGTCCTTTCTGCCTACGGCGATAGGGAGATGATGATAAAGACGATAGGTGACGGAGTTGCTAAACTGTATATGCTTAAGCCCTGGGATAATGATGAGCTGATTGATACAGTAGGTCATATATTTAAAATGTACAACTCCTTAGATGAGCTTAAGTTGATAGAAAAAATTGATAAAAATCAGTGGCTTCCACCAATGCCAAAAGTGTACTCCAAAATTCTTAAAGCAGTTGAAGAAGAGCGCGACATGAAGGAGATCGCTTCGTTGATTGAGCATGAACCAGCAACTTCCGCCGAAGTTTTAAAGCTTGTAAATTCATCCTTTTACGGACTATCTATAGGTTCTGTGCACCAGGCTTTAGTGTATCTTGGGATAAGAACAGTGAAAGATGTTGTCCTGTTTGCAGAGATTTTTTCCAATAACGGACACCAGAATAGTGCAGAACGGGAAACACTGTTTAGGCATATCGGCTTTTGTAACACTTTACTTCACAGATTCCACTTGACATTGTTTAACAGAAAGATAAGTGAAGAGTATTCAACTGCCGGGCTGTTATGTGATATTGGTAGGTTGTTTATATTAAGTAATTATCCGGATAAATACAAACAATTATCCTCTCAGTGGGAAAGTGAACCAGAACAAATGGCCAATGTAGAAAAAGAAATAGTGGGTTTTACTCATGAACAGGTGGGGGCACAAATCCTCAATTGGTGGAACCTTCCCGCTTATATAGTTGAATCATGCTATGTGCATCATGACCCATCGCTTTCAAAGCTTTTACCTCCAAAAATAGTGGCTCTTATACATATAGCAGATGTTTATGCCTGGAAAAAAGTGGAAAAAATTGAGTTTACTATACCCAAAACCGTTTACGATATTCTTGAAGTTGGAATCAATGAGATCGAATGTATGTTAGATGAAATTGTAGAAACAATTTGTTTACAGGATAAATCCGTTTAACCCCCCGGAGGCAAGAGTAGGATGTGTTCACGAATTATGTTTGTAGATGATGAACAAAATGTGCTCTCAGCAATAAATAGGATGTTTTTCGACGATGAGGACTATGAGCTGTGTCTGGCTTCTGGTGGTAAACAAGCGATCCAAATGCTTCGGGAGCAGCCGGTTAAAGTAATTGTTTCAGATATGAGAATGCCGGTTATGAATGGAGTGGAGTTTCTAAAGGAAGCAAAAAAAATATGCCCCGATGCTGTTAGAATAATTCTATCAGGTCAATCCGATGTAAAGGATGTCATGAATTCAATAAATAACGGGGGTATTTGGAGATTCATCAGCAAGCCTTGGAATGATGCTGATATGAAAATGACTATCAAAAACGCACTCGAATTATACGCAAAAGAGATGGAGCGAAGAGAGCTGTTAGTTAAATTGAAAGAAAAAAACGAATCATTAAAAAATCTAAATAATGAATTGGAAACGAAAGTACTTGAGAGAACAAGGATCATTAGAACTCAAAACGAGATGCTAAATTTGCTTCTCAATAGTTCCGATTTCAATGAGGTTATGCAAGCATTGTGTAATTCCCTGTCTGAAATATCCGGACAAGATTCTTACCTATATTACTGCTTCGATAAGGAAAGAATTGTTGAGTCAGGGAGCTCTCCTGATGAATATACGAAAAATGCATTGAAAAGGGCACTGAAAGGTGAGCATTACCAAGGTTCGGAACGCTTACATGTACTGCCTGTGAAAAAATCAGAAGAAATACTGGGCTCTGTGGCCTTTGTTGGTTCTAAGTCTAACAGTGATACTCTTAAAGAGATAGATACCCAATTTAGTCCGATTCTGGCACTGGCGCTCTCACAGCAAAAAGCATTATTTAATGCTCCTGATCTG
This window encodes:
- a CDS encoding response regulator — translated: MSESILFVDDDEMVLNAIERTFLFSDYSVYTARDTDEAFKILESTDIDMVVSDIRMAPVNGYRFLKLVKERYPKIIRIVLSAYGDREMMIKTIGDGVAKLYMLKPWDNDELIDTVGHIFKMYNSLDELKLIEKIDKNQWLPPMPKVYSKILKAVEEERDMKEIASLIEHEPATSAEVLKLVNSSFYGLSIGSVHQALVYLGIRTVKDVVLFAEIFSNNGHQNSAERETLFRHIGFCNTLLHRFHLTLFNRKISEEYSTAGLLCDIGRLFILSNYPDKYKQLSSQWESEPEQMANVEKEIVGFTHEQVGAQILNWWNLPAYIVESCYVHHDPSLSKLLPPKIVALIHIADVYAWKKVEKIEFTIPKTVYDILEVGINEIECMLDEIVETICLQDKSV
- a CDS encoding response regulator; its protein translation is MCSRIMFVDDEQNVLSAINRMFFDDEDYELCLASGGKQAIQMLREQPVKVIVSDMRMPVMNGVEFLKEAKKICPDAVRIILSGQSDVKDVMNSINNGGIWRFISKPWNDADMKMTIKNALELYAKEMERRELLVKLKEKNESLKNLNNELETKVLERTRIIRTQNEMLNLLLNSSDFNEVMQALCNSLSEISGQDSYLYYCFDKERIVESGSSPDEYTKNALKRALKGEHYQGSERLHVLPVKKSEEILGSVAFVGSKSNSDTLKEIDTQFSPILALALSQQKALFNAPDLLKNLDDLF
- a CDS encoding ATP-binding protein; amino-acid sequence: MDNESKVSKLIEENGELKNALSKLQETQEQLIQAEKLASIGRLSAGIAHEINNPIGFVSSNSTTLTGYVNRIKEILNMYRAGIKKEIIEKREKRIKLDFILEDIDKLIIENIEGLARITNIVSNLKKFSRDDSLNEFIDSNINDGLRSVLVILKNEIKYCADVATDLGDIAPIPCNMSELNQVFLNIIVNAAQAIKEQKRDDKGTISVKTYQDCENVYCEIGDDGPGVPDKVKRKIFDPFFTTKEVGIGTGLGLSISYEIVVNKHKGDLTIDTNNGKGTLFIITLPRHRGESDV